From Hippea jasoniae, one genomic window encodes:
- a CDS encoding response regulator transcription factor, whose protein sequence is MARVLLIEDDLYLGEAIRRYLTKNGHSCELVEDDREVMAVFLNSGFDIVVLDLILKFSRGEDILRQIKAKQDIPVIILTAKGSIEDKEVCFGLGADDYITKPFNPKELLLRIEAVLKRNKRNIIKFGSIEIDLKTKILKKEGKPVYLTKKEWELLEFFINHSGKVVDSETILVNVWPDSDISSDSIRVYVKKLRDILGKDVIKTLKGRGYLFLVEK, encoded by the coding sequence ATGGCAAGGGTTTTATTAATTGAGGATGATTTATACTTAGGTGAGGCAATAAGGCGCTATCTTACAAAGAACGGCCACAGCTGCGAGCTTGTTGAAGATGATAGAGAAGTAATGGCTGTTTTTTTAAATAGTGGTTTTGATATAGTTGTGCTGGATTTGATTTTAAAGTTTAGCAGAGGTGAGGATATATTAAGACAGATCAAAGCAAAACAGGATATACCTGTTATTATTCTAACTGCAAAGGGCAGCATTGAAGATAAAGAGGTCTGCTTTGGGCTGGGTGCTGATGATTACATAACAAAGCCGTTTAATCCAAAGGAACTGCTATTAAGAATTGAGGCTGTTTTAAAAAGAAACAAAAGGAACATTATAAAATTTGGCTCTATCGAAATCGATTTAAAAACAAAAATTTTAAAAAAAGAAGGAAAACCTGTCTATCTAACAAAAAAGGAATGGGAGTTGCTCGAGTTTTTTATTAATCATTCAGGAAAGGTGGTTGATAGCGAAACAATTCTTGTTAATGTATGGCCTGATAGTGATATCTCTTCAGATTCAATAAGAGTTTATGTTAAAAAACTCAGGGATATTTTAGGTAAAGATGTTATAAAAACGCTAAAGGGAAGGGGGTATCTGTTTTTAGTAGAAAAATAG
- a CDS encoding sensor histidine kinase: MFVFARHTFFVSLKRELKAYSNIERFGGKIDLPEYVIIQDHPISKKGYVLYASDNGVFIYVNMSYFERLFRNFAVDLFLWETSLTLTVVLIVFLILKRFNTKQKQINDMMRLIVETMSHKIGNFLSSVRVNLEINDEEGIKQIKKSLEVVENDFKAMQKKIQRLYDHSETIETVKLNEIVEEIIKNLGEERFNYFLDEAKLKVNKDDLQIVIWEVLNNAFKYADGKIEVKLLKNKKVKFFVRNKIGRVASNSGYGKKICEYIAFKNGWVFSTNIKENCYEVAIYF, from the coding sequence GTGTTTGTTTTTGCAAGGCACACCTTTTTTGTTTCATTAAAAAGGGAGCTTAAAGCCTACTCGAATATAGAAAGGTTTGGCGGCAAAATAGATTTGCCTGAGTATGTGATTATTCAAGACCATCCCATATCAAAAAAAGGATATGTCCTGTATGCGTCAGACAACGGTGTTTTTATTTATGTAAATATGTCTTATTTTGAAAGGCTTTTTAGAAACTTTGCTGTTGATCTGTTTTTGTGGGAAACATCACTTACATTGACTGTTGTTTTAATTGTTTTTTTGATTTTGAAGAGGTTTAATACAAAGCAAAAGCAGATAAACGATATGATGAGATTGATCGTTGAGACGATGTCACATAAAATTGGAAACTTTTTGTCTTCAGTCAGGGTAAACCTTGAAATTAATGATGAAGAAGGCATAAAACAGATAAAGAAGAGCCTTGAGGTGGTGGAGAATGACTTTAAAGCCATGCAGAAAAAGATTCAGAGGTTATACGATCATTCAGAGACTATTGAAACAGTGAAACTCAACGAAATAGTTGAAGAAATAATAAAAAACTTGGGAGAGGAAAGGTTTAATTACTTTTTGGATGAAGCTAAATTAAAAGTCAATAAAGATGACCTTCAGATAGTTATCTGGGAGGTGTTAAACAACGCATTTAAGTATGCCGATGGCAAGATAGAGGTTAAACTTTTAAAAAATAAAAAAGTTAAATTTTTTGTGCGCAACAAAATTGGCAGGGTTGCCTCAAACTCTGGATACGGCAAGAAGATCTGTGAATATATAGCTTTTAAAAACGGATGGGTTTTTTCAACAAATATAAAGGAGAACTGTTATGAAGTGGCTATTTATTTTTAG